In Lolium perenne isolate Kyuss_39 chromosome 5, Kyuss_2.0, whole genome shotgun sequence, the sequence CGCCCGCCGCATAGAATCTGCGGTGGTTACAGATAAAAATATTCGTTCTGCCACGACTGGTCGCCGCCGGCGACAAGCTACCGGACATGGCAGCCGGTGACGACGTTGCGCCATGGCTGGCTGCACGACCACCCTGCCTCGTCGTTCTCGTACCCTGCTCTGCTCTCCTGCAATAGATGACGCGCCGTGGCATCATCCACGAGAGACCAGAGCATCGGCGCAGTGCTGCCGCGGCGGCAGGGCCAGAGCCCACCGTCCTCCCCTCGATCGGCGCCGCACGCAGATCGTCGGATCGTCGTCTTCGACACGCACACGGGCACGTGCTGCCAGCCCACGCCCTACCACGCTGCTACTACTGCGCATTTCGCCATGGCCACCAATCGGAGGCCGTTGCCCACGCGGCTCCGTTTCAAAGGATCACCGAAGTTTCCTCGAGATACCGCCGGTGGAGCGTGGAGGGAGGTTTATTTTTAAAGGAGACCAGACCAGACCAGATCTGGAGAGCACAGTGCGCCTCGCGCAGACAGATCCATTCGTCTCAGGCTCGCTCGATCGTACGCTGGGCCGTGATCGGCGTACGAACGAGCACGAGCGTCTGCAAGCTACGTGCGTACGCTGCCTCTTCGGGATCAGATCTGCTGGAGCTAGCTACTCGACGAAGCTGCAGGTACAGGACTAGAGATGGAGAGAGGATCATACATGGCGAAATGAATTAACGGGGGATTGTACATACAATGGAGAACACCACCAGACAACCAACCAAACCGAAACAATCTGTCCACCCCCACGCACCCACACACACACATACGACACAGAGAGTGTCCTACCGATCACCGATGAATCGAATGCCGAATAGCAGAAGGAGAAAGGATCAACAGCTCAATACAAGAATAAATGAGTCCCTGGAATGGACGGGTGAATTAAATACTCGTAGCGATGCAGCAGCCGATCTGCCGCGGATCCCTCATCATCAgtagaaggcggcggcggcggccagggcggcggtggcgacccacGCGGCGGCGGGGTGGACGCCGGTGGCGGCGCTGGGCGGGGGCACGTCGGCGCTGGACGGGGCGGGGGCGGGGCCCTCGGGGGCGGGCGCCGGCGGCGAGCTCATCTCGGGGGTCGGGGCCATGGCCATGGGAGCCGGGGCAGGGACCACGGGGGCGGGAGCTGGTGCGGCGGGTGCTGGCGCGAGGGGCGCCGGCGCCGGGGGAGGCATGGCCGGGGCCACGACGGGGGGAGACACCGGTGCCGGGGTCGGTGGCGGCATCATCGGCGTCGGAGGCGCGGACACGGGGGCCGGCGTCGGGGTGGCGGCCGGGGCCTGGGCCGCCGTGGCGGCGAAGAGCATCGTCAGGGCCAGAGCCACCAGCTGGACACGCGCCATTGGAGCTGAGCGAGTGTGAGAGCAAGGGcagcttgtgcttgtgcttgggTGGGCTGGCCTTGCTCTTGCTTGAGGTGGTGGCGTACTGTAATGGTGTCCGAGACGGTATTGGCACGCGAGGTTATAAAGGGGTAGAGGACGGGATTGCGATGCAGAATTACAGGTTGTATCAGGGGCCTTGGTGAAATTATCGTTGTCTAGAGCAGCCGTTGGATATGCATCTCACGGCGGTGACGCGCCTGTGTAACAGCTTTGTTTGTTCGGAAGCCTCggttctccttttttttttttgagaaacacagtacaacgcagacgctcacaaacacgcgcatacactcacccccatgaacgcacacacgcacaccctacccctatgagcacctccgaaagactgagccggcggggatcttgaaattgacgaagtcaccactggcgcctcgctgtcgacggaaacgtcgcctcccactgaatgaatattccgccttaatgagacacacagatgtcaaatctgggatttgaactctggtgggctgggggtacaaccaccctcctaaccacccaacttgAGGTTGGTTCTCGCCTCGGTTCTCCTTCTGACTTCCGAACGGCAAGTTTTTAACTATTTTTCCACCTAATTTCTCTTGCAAAAAACAGCTGCGCACATAAATTATGGTGAGTATTCATGACTTTCCTTTTTGGTTTCACGCGGCCGTGGGATGGGTTTCTCTACACGTTTGGTCTTGcctaattttgctttctggagatCGCAAACTATGTCCATGTTTTCTTTCCGCATTTCAGCATCGACTTGGCAAAAAAAATCATCCACTCAACAAAACACGAACTCTTCTCTCTCGGTGCATTGTATTTGTGAGTTTGGCCAAATGGTGCCTTTGATGCACTGGCAACTTAACTTATGTCCATGTTTTCTTTCTACATTTCAGCATCAACTTGGCAAAAAATCATCCACTCAAGAAAACACAAACAAATTAATATTTCTTGATGTATTATATTTGTTTTTTACACCAAATTTTATATCGATGCGCAAAATGTTTTAGGGTAAGTAGTTTCATAGAATCCAAATCTCACAATTTAGTCAATTTGACAAAGTTTCCGGCGATATGTACCCACTATTCAGGTGCATGTGAGAtggttctctctctctcttttccgCTTAGATCGGACTTGAACAGTTttgattttcatgtttttgcaATTTTCTCCAAATATTTGTTTAAAATGAACTTTAAAAAAAATGGAAAGATCCAGTCATTCAAACTACATGTAATGAGTAAACTAATATTTTTTTTAGCTCTTCTTAGTTGCTTGGAAGTTTTCAAAGTTCGATCACTTCTTGGGAAAAATTCAATTATATTTTGATCATCTTAATCTGAAAAACTATGGTAGCTAATCCAGGTCGGTGAACTTGTACTGCACTCCTTGAAGCTTTTCACATTTTACTTAAGTAATTTGATTTTTCTGGGTCGAATTTTGGACGGGAGGTTACAAAGATATGAAAATACCTTGTTCAATTCACTTCATGTTTGGTCCGTAGGAAAAATGGAGATAACCACCTCATCTAACATGTTCatgttttcgataaagggaatatattaacgtTGCGGAGAAAACAATTACTCCCGGCCTCTGCACCAACAAAGGCCCCACCACAGTGATCAACTcctcgcagcagcagcagcagcacacaaaCCAACACCAAAGATAACACCTAGAATACAAAAAAAGGGGTCTCAAAAAATAATGCCTCCAAGAAATGAACAATGTGCAAGCGCCATCGTTGCCCGAtccaagatcttaggttttcaccttcGAGAAGTCTGAGCTAACAACTCCAATGTTGCCGCTCCACTTGCCACTGCTGCTCCTAAAGTTATCAAACATCAGACTCACATGTGTTGTGTCCAAAGTGGGCGGGAAAGTCTCGCAAGCCAAATTCAAGCACCAACCTATGCAGTAAAGCCTACATTGCCTCCAAGGCCCCATCCGTAATTAATGGTCCTCCAATCTCAGCCACCAAGACCTTCTCCACCGTTGTCTACATCGTGGAAATCGAGATACCGACATGTCCCATAGTGTTAACAAACTGCAGAGCTTCACGCCACACACTCATGAAGCCATGTATGTTGATACGGATGCCCAGATCAAGGAGGACCGATCATGCAGATCGTTGTTGTGATGCGAGGAAGCACTAGGACCGTCACCTTTATTAGGTAGATAGTCGGACCCCCACACTGTTGCCACCTGCTCCCTACGGTAGGCCATATATCTCAACGGGAACCGCCACCACCACCCACACCACGCGGAGGCGCATTGAAGCCCTCGATCTAGCCACCCTCATGGCCACAGCGGCCGTTGGAGACGCCTAGGAAGCCCGGGTCGCCGCCCTAGTGTCCATCTTCGCCGGAATAGGTACGTCATCTAGTGCCGATGCGAAGCTCCGACCAGAGATCCCACCACGTGAGAATGAGCGGCCCCCGCTGCCGCCTCCGGTCGCATGAGGGGATGAGAGCCCGCCACCACCGTCAGTCGTGTGGCCTTTGACCGGCGGAGTCCTTCGACAGCGTCGGGGGTGTGGGGAGGGGAAGTGGATGGTGGTAGCTCTAGGATTACGCCCGGGCTGCCCCTCATGGGAGATACGTGGTTGTTTCTTTCTGCGTGGAATCGTAATTGGTAATGGATGTATGTGTGGCGGCTTACTTGTGGGCTCGGGTTGTTGGAAATGGAGAAAAAACAAAATTTGAGAACCCAAAAAATTGAAGGGGCGGGGAAAAAATCGTTTCTGGTTTTGTGAAACTAGTCACATTAGTTATAATTTTGTGATATTTGCTCACTGCCAAATTAAAACTCTTTTTTAACGAAGACAcaagctttgcctcatccattaattaagaagaaggtgTCCATTTAATTAACGAAAAATATGACAAAAACCAGGTCTTTTGTTGAATCTTGAGCTGCACACTCCCGATCACCGCCCGAAAGTGATAGGCGAAGTTTTCTTTACAAGGATAACAAAAGTCAAAATTAAAAATAATTTATATGTATTGGATGGTCAGAAGGGTGATTGTATATGTAAATATGACCAATAGAAGTTGATTTACGGTTGGGAGAGTCATGTCTAGACTTCACCCCTTCCAAAGACGGTTCTCATCTTTTGTGAAACTAAAGCGAATATAAATAAACATATACTAATAATCTATTTTGTGACGTACTTAGTCATGGACACTAATTAGAAAAGAAAAACGTCATTCTTTCTGCAGCATTTTGCTGCATTGGCGCATATGCAGTGCACAAAAGGGTGATtggccctgtttgtttgggctgcaacTTTTGAAAAGCAGTTGTAGCTGTTGAGTTGTGTAAAAGCAGTTGTAGGAAGCAGCTATGAgaagcagagatttgatgttTGGTAGGAGTGCTGTGGATGGCTGCTGTTGCTGGTAAGAAGGATGAAATGTCTGAAATGCCCCTGAATGCTGATGAACTTCTATAAATGTCGATTTGAGAGGAATTAGCTAATTCTGAGTGTTTTAACATGATTTCCATGCTTAAGGATTGAATTGCGTCAATTTAATTATGTCAGAAAACTTGTTCATATTAAATATACAGGACTTGTCCATATGAACCCAAAAGAGCAACAAGTTTGAAAAGATCTAGATGTATATTACAAGACTTGTCCATATGGACCCAAAAGAGCTAGAAGTGTTCTCAACACCTAGCCACCTCCCCTTGATGCGAACAAAGTGTTAGCTATGTTGTCACGAGTGTTGTTCATGCTAACATGATCATCTCCCAAATCATTGCCCACATTGCCGGCTGATGTGGAACTAACATACCCCGGAGGCATATAGTTCTCATTATTATCGCATCGATAGAAGTGTAGATCAAACAATTGACTATCGCGAATGAAGTTATGTAGTGCTAgacatgcaatgataatctatgTCTGCTTCTCTATCGAGTAACTTGATATGCCATGTAAGATACACCATTTCTGCTTCAATACCCCGAATACTCTCTCAATAGCATTCCGCAAAGATGAATGAGCATGGTTGAATATTTCTTGCTTCCCAGACCGGGGTCCAGCTAGTCTGAACTCAGGAAGATGATACTTGGTTCATGTATACGGTGAAAGATACCCATCTTGATTGGGATAAcccgaatcaacaagatagtatctTCCTGGAAAAAAACACAAGTTAGTCCTAGCATATATGGCACCAATATCATGTAACGAAGAATGCACAATCCTAACATATACCTGGAGGAGAATGAGGAAAATTTGCTTCAAACTTAAGCAATGTATCTTTGAATATCCTCGTATCATGCACGGAACCTGGCCATCCTGCAACTATGGAGGTGAACCTCAAGTCAAAATCACAAACAGCCATAACATTTTTTGTGGGATATCCAAGGCGACCAACATGGTTCACTATATGAGCAACATGCACAATGACGGGTATGTGTGTCCCATCAATTGCACCAATTGCGCCATTGAAATGAGGTGTAAACCTAGAATCCTGTAGCCTCTCATGCGCCATTGTTTGCTTCACCGGATCCCAACCAAGTCCAGTAGCTTTGGTAGTGTAGTACACCCATGCTTGGTACAATGCCTTCGTTGAATCCCATTTATTTTTAAATTGTGGCTTCGTGTAGTTTTTCCCTGTCCTAATACCAAATTCTCTACCTAAATTCTTGTACCCCTCCGGACTAAGGAAAGCAGTTggcctatttccttttttcttttgctcCTTGCAGATTTCACAAAATATTGTAGTGGACAGTGCATCCCAATGTGCCTTAGGTGTCTTATCTTGATCCATCTAAAGACATAAGGCAAGACATTTAACTCCATGCATGTTATAAATAAAATGTACACAATATCCCACAGATTACTCAATCTTCCTACAATTACTTGCAGTTTTCATATCAAAATAATGCCACAGATCATACGGTACATCATGCAGATTACCCAATCTTCCTACAATTACTTGCAGTTTTCCTAAAATGTACACAATATCCCACAGATCATACATCATGTACACAATATCCCACAGATCCTCACCTTCCGTTGTAGAACGAACTTGCTGCAGGGACGGGAGTCAGTCCAGGTTGCAGCACGGACGGGTACAAGGCAGCAGCAGGGCGTCGGGGCCGCAGTAGGGACGATCAGCAGGTCGAGGACCTCGagttggaggaggcggcggccggtaTCGGAGGGGGCGGCGGTGGGAGTTGGACGCGGCCGCACGGGTCAGTGGCGGCGCGAGCTCGTCCGCGCGTGCTAGGATTGGAGGAGGGAACGGGGATGCTGCTAGGAACGGCCGCGGCCGGTATCGGAGGAGGTGGCGGCGGGAGTTGGACGCGGCCGCGCGGGTCAGTGGCGGTGCGAGCTCGTCCGCGCGGGCCAGGATTGGAAGCGGCcgcgtgatggcgtgtatttcacacgttcgttgggcaaccccaagaggaaggtatgatgcgcacagcagcaagttttccctcagaaagaaaccaaggtttatcgaaccaggaggagccaagaagcacgttgaaggttgatggcggcgggatgtagtgcggcgcaacaccagggattccggcgccaacgtggaacctgcacaacacaaccaaagtactttgccccaacgaaacagtgaggttgtcaatctcaccggcttgctgtaacaaaggattaaccgtattgtgtggaagatgattgtttgcagaaaacagtagaacaagtattgcagtagattgtatttcagtaaagagaattggaccggggtccacagttcactagaggtgtctctcccataagacaaacagcatgttgggtgaacaaattacagttgggcaattgacaaataaagagagcatgacaatgcacatacatatcatgatgagtatagtgagatttaattgggcattatgacaaagtacatagaccgccatccaactgcatctatgcctaaaaagtccaccttcaggttatcatccgaaccccctccagtattaagttgcaaagcaacagacaattgcattaagtatggtgcgtaatgtaatcaacaactacatccttagacatagcatcaatgttttatccctagtggcaacaagacaacacaaccttagaactttctcacatcgtcctgtgtgtcaatgcaggcatgaacccactatcgagcataagtactccctcttggagttacaagcatctacttggccagagcatctactagtaacggagagcatgcaagatcataaacaacacataagtatataactttgataatcaacataacaagtattctctattcatcggatcccaacaaacgcaacatatagaattacagatagatgatcttgatcatgttaggcagctcacaagatccgacaatgatagcacaatggggagaagacaaccatctagctaccgctatggacccatagtccaggggtagactactcacacatcacaccggaggcgaccatggcggcgtagagtcctccggagatgattcccctctccggcagggtgccggaggcgatctctggatccccgagatgggatcggcggcggcggcgtctccgggaaggttttccgtatcgtggctctcagatgcGGGGTtttgtcacggaggctatttgtaggcggaagggcaggtcaagaggcggcacggggccccacaccacaggccgcgcggccaaggggggccgcgccgccctagggtgtggcccctcgtcgcccctcttcgtctctccttcggacttcgaagcttcgtggaaaaataggccccgggctttgatttcgtccaattccgagaatatttccttactaggatttctgaaaccaaaaacagcagaaacaaagaatcggcacttcggcatcttgttaataggttagttccgtaaaatgcacgaatatgacataaagtgtgcataaaacatgtagataacatcaataatgtggcatggaacataagaaattatcgatacgtcggagacgtatcagcatccccaagcttagttctgctcgtcccgagaaggtgtaaaacgataacacgtataatttccggagtgacatgccatcataatcttgatcatactatttgtaaagcatatgtagtgaatgcagcgatcaaaacaatgtatatgacatgagtaaacaagtgaatcataaagcaaagacttttcatgaatagcacttcaagacaagcatcaataagtcttgcataagagttaactcataaagcaataattcaaagtaaaggcattgaagcaacacaaaagaagattaagtttcagcggttgctttcaacttgtaacatgtatatctcatggatattgtcaacatagagtaatataataagtgcaataagcaagtatgtaggaatcaatgcacagttcacacaagtgtttgcttcttgaggtggagagaaataggtgaactgactcaacattgaaagtaaaagaatggtcctccatagaggaaaagcatcgattgctatatttgtgctagagctttgattttgaaaacatgaaacaattttgtcaacggtagtaataaagcatatgcatcatgtaaattatatcttataagttgcaagcctcatgcatagtgtactaatagtgcccgcaccttgtcctaattagcttggactaccggatcatcacaatgcattgtttttaccaagtgtcacaaaggggtacctctatgccgcctgtacaaaggtctaaggagaaagctcgcattggatttctcgctattgattattcttcaacttagacatccataccgggacaacatagacaacagataatggactcctcttttatgcataagcatataacaacaattaataattttctcatttgagatttgaggattgttgtccaaaactgaaacttccaccctggatcatggctttagttagcagcccaatgttcttctccaacatatgcatgcttaaccataaggtggtagatctctcttacttcagacaagacggacatgcatagcaactcacatgaaattcaacaatgaatagttgatggcgtccccagtgaacatggttatcgcacaacaagcaacttaataagagataaagtgcataattacatattcaatagcacaatagtttttaagctatttgtcccatgagctatatattgcaaaggtgaatgatggaattttaaaggtagcactcaagcaatttactttggaatggcggaaaataccatgtagtaggtaggtatggtggacacaaatggcatagtggttggctcaagtattttggatgcatgagaagtattccctctcgatacaaggtttaggctagcaaggcttatttgaaacaaacacaaggatgaaccggtgcagcaaaactcacataaaagacatattgaaaacattataagactctacaccgtcttccttgttgttcaaactcaatactagaaattatctagactttagagaaaccaaatatgcaaaccaaattttagcatgctctatgtatttcttcattaatgggtgcaaagcatatgatgcaagagcttaatcatgagcacaacaattgccaagtatcacattacccaagacatttatagcaattactacatgtatcattttccaattccaaccatataacaatttaacgaaggagaaacttcgccatgaatactatgagtagaaaccaaggacatacttgtccatacgctacagcggagcgtgtctctctcccataaagtgaatgctaggatccattttattcaaacaaaaaacaaaaacaaaccgacgctccaagaaaaagcacataagatgtgatggaataaaaatatagtttcaggggaggaacctgataatgttgtcgatgaagaaggggatgccttgggcatccccaagcttagacacttgagtcttcttgatatatgcaggggtgaaccaccggggcatccccaagcttagagctttcactctccttgatcatgttgcatcatactcctctcttgatccttgaaaacttcctccataccaaactcgaaacaactcattagagggttagtgcacaatataaattgacatattcagaggtgacacaatcattcttaacacttctggacattgcataatgctactggacattagtggatcaaagaaattcatccaacatagcaaaagaggcaatgcgaaataaaaggcagaatctgtcaaaacagaacagttcatattgacgaattttaaaatggcaccagacttgctcaaatgaaaatgctcaaattgaatgaaagttgcgtacatatctgaggatcatgcacgtaaattggcttaattttctgagctacctacagggaggtggacccagattcgtgacagcaaagaaatctggaactgtgcagtaatccaaatctagtacttacttttctatcaacggcttaacttggcacaacaaaacacaaaactaagataaggagaggttgctacagtagtaaacaacttccaagacacaaaataaaaacaaagtactgtaacaaaataagcacatgggttatctcccaagaagttctttctttatagccattaagatgggctcagcagttttaatgatccactcgcaagaaatagttgttgaagcaaaagagagcatcaagaagcaaattcaaaacacatttaagtctaacatgcttcctatgcataggaatcttgtaaataaacaagttcatgaagagcaaagtaacaagcataggaagataaaacaagtgtagcttcaaaaatttcagcacatagagaggtgttttagtaacatgaaaatttttacaaccatattttcctctctcataataactttcagtagcatcatgagcaaactcaacaatataactatcacataaatcattcttatcatgagtctcatgcataaaattattactctccacataagcataatcaattttattagttgtagtgggagcaaattcaacaaagtagctatcattattattctcatcatcaaatataggtggcatattgtaatcataaaagaaaattttctcctcaatgcttgggggactaaaaagatcatgctcttcagagccaacttccccaagcttagaattctccatagcattagcaacaatggtgttcaaagcatccatagtaataacattcccattagcatgcatataaagttccatgggttttttaattctctcttcaaacacatcatgtcctaattcaagataaagttcataaagatctctcatatttttgttgttttccattatgcttaactagtgaaataaaaacatgcatgatattaagtaaagtaaaacaagtaactaatttttttttgtttttttttttgatatagcaaacaagatagcaaataaagtaaaactagcaactaatttttttgtattttgatttagtgcagcaaacaaagtagtaaataaaactaagcaagacaaaaacaaagtaaagagattgggaagtggagactccccttgcagcgtgtcttgatctccccggcaacggcgccagaaaatgtgcttgatggcgtgtatttcacacgttcgttgggcaaccccaagaggaaggtatgatgcgcacagcagcaagttttcctcgtaaagaaaccaaggtttatcgaaccaggaggagccaagaagcacgttgaaggttgatggcggcgggatgtagtgcggcgcaacaccagggattccgcgccaacgtggaacccgcacaacacaaccaaagtactttgccccaacgaaacaaagtgaggttgtcaatctcaccggcttgctgtaacaaaggattaaccgtattgtgtggaagatgattgtttgcagaaaacagtagaacaagtattgcagagattgtatttcaagaaagagaattggaccggggtccacagttcactagaggtgtctctcccataagacaaacagcatgttgggtgaacaaattacagttgggcaattgacaaataaagagagcatgacaatgcacatacatatcatgatgagtatagtgagatttaattgggcattacgacaaagtacatagaccgccatccaactgcatctatgcctaaaaagtccaccttcaggttatcatccgaaccccctccagtattaagttgcaaagcaacagacaattgcattaagtatggtgcgtaatgtaatcaacaactacatccttagacatagcatcaatgttttatccctagtggcaacagcacaacacaaccttagaactttctcacatcgtcctgtgtcaatgcaggcatgaacccactatcgagcataagtactccctcttggagttacaagcatctacttggccagagcatctactagtaacggagagcatgcaagatcataaacaacacataagtatataaatttgataatcaacataacaagtgttctctattcatcggatcccaacaaacgcaacatatagaattacagatagatgatcttgatcatgttaggcagctcacaagatccgacaatgatagcacaatggggagaagacaaccatctagctactgctatggacccatagtccagggg encodes:
- the LOC127304089 gene encoding uncharacterized protein, whose protein sequence is MARVQLVALALTMLFAATAAQAPAATPTPAPVSAPPTPMMPPPTPAPVSPPVVAPAMPPPAPAPLAPAPAAPAPAPVVPAPAPMAMAPTPEMSSPPAPAPEGPAPAPSSADVPPPSAATGVHPAAAWVATAALAAAAAFY